Proteins co-encoded in one Haloarcula pelagica genomic window:
- a CDS encoding NUDIX hydrolase codes for METTRHFVATVYVVSDGAVALHEHDKLELWLPAGGHVDRDELPHEAALRETREELGLDVDLVAPQEAIESETVRSIPQPQHFLLEDINVDADGAVGHQHIDFIFYGESVTRDIDPGPGEQPADDWTWFTPGDLQASTDRLPADVVEIGRQAIETITES; via the coding sequence ATGGAGACGACACGGCACTTCGTCGCGACCGTCTACGTCGTCAGCGACGGCGCCGTCGCGTTGCACGAACACGACAAACTGGAACTGTGGCTCCCGGCCGGCGGCCACGTCGACCGGGACGAACTCCCGCACGAGGCGGCGCTGCGGGAGACCCGCGAAGAACTCGGGCTCGATGTCGACCTCGTGGCCCCACAGGAAGCCATCGAGAGCGAGACGGTCCGGTCGATCCCCCAGCCTCAGCACTTCCTGCTCGAAGACATCAACGTCGACGCCGACGGCGCGGTCGGCCACCAGCACATCGATTTCATCTTCTACGGCGAATCGGTGACCCGCGACATCGATCCCGGCCCGGGCGAACAGCCGGCCGACGACTGGACGTGGTTCACTCCCGGGGATCTCCAGGCCAGTACCGACCGGCTACCGGCGGATGTCGTCGAGATCGGTCGACAAGCCATCGAGACGATAACCGAGTCATAA
- a CDS encoding transcription initiation factor IIB produces the protein MTDTTIRRYTSERDTEHEQTDEEEDELVCPECGGSLLSDSERGETVCEDCGLVVEEDEIDPGPEWRAFDSKEKDEKSRVGAPTTNMMHDKGLSTNIGWQDKDAYGNSLSSRQREKMQRLRTWNERFRTRDSKERNLKQALGEIDRMASALGLPENVRETASVIYRRALDEDLLPGRSIEGVSTASLYAAARQAGTPRSLDEIANVSRVDKDEIARTYRYVVRELNLEIQPADPESYVPRFASDLELSEEVERRARQLLQNAKQQGVHSGKSPVGLAAAAVYAASLLTNEKVTQSEVSEVANISEVTIRNRYHELLEAEDEVQP, from the coding sequence ATGACCGACACCACCATCCGCCGATACACGAGCGAGCGCGACACAGAGCACGAGCAGACAGACGAGGAGGAGGACGAACTCGTCTGTCCAGAATGTGGTGGCTCCCTGCTTTCGGACAGCGAACGCGGTGAGACCGTCTGCGAAGACTGCGGCCTGGTCGTCGAGGAAGACGAGATCGACCCCGGTCCCGAGTGGCGAGCGTTCGACTCCAAGGAGAAAGACGAGAAGTCCCGTGTCGGCGCCCCGACGACGAACATGATGCACGACAAGGGGCTCTCGACCAACATCGGCTGGCAGGACAAGGACGCCTACGGCAACTCCCTGTCCTCGCGCCAGCGAGAGAAGATGCAGCGCCTGCGCACCTGGAACGAGCGGTTCCGGACCCGCGACTCGAAAGAGCGCAACCTCAAGCAGGCCCTGGGCGAGATCGACCGCATGGCCTCCGCACTCGGCCTGCCCGAGAACGTCCGTGAGACCGCCAGTGTCATCTACCGACGGGCGCTGGACGAGGACCTCCTGCCCGGACGGTCCATCGAGGGCGTCTCGACGGCGTCGCTGTACGCCGCGGCCCGTCAGGCCGGGACCCCCCGTTCTCTGGACGAGATCGCCAACGTCTCCCGCGTCGACAAAGACGAGATCGCCCGTACCTACCGCTACGTGGTCCGGGAGCTCAACCTGGAGATCCAGCCCGCAGACCCCGAGAGCTACGTCCCCCGCTTTGCCTCCGACCTCGAACTCTCCGAGGAGGTCGAGCGCCGGGCCCGACAGCTCCTCCAGAACGCCAAACAGCAGGGCGTCCACTCCGGGAAATCGCCCGTCGGCCTGGCGGCAGCCGCCGTCTACGCGGCCTCGCTGCTGACCAACGAGAAGGTCACTCAGAGCGAGGTCAGCGAAGTGGCGAACATCTCGGAGGTCACCATCCGCAACCGCTACCACGAACTGCTCGAAGCCGAGGACGAAGTCCAGCCCTGA
- the gatC gene encoding Asp-tRNA(Asn)/Glu-tRNA(Gln) amidotransferase subunit GatC — translation MSDTAVDPDEVRHVADLARVDLDDEELTRFTEQFGDILDAFEALDEVPETDRESELANVMRPDEVRESLSQEEALQNAPESEEGQFKGPKVS, via the coding sequence ATGAGCGACACCGCCGTCGACCCCGACGAAGTCCGCCACGTCGCGGACCTCGCCCGCGTCGACCTCGACGACGAGGAACTCACGCGGTTCACCGAGCAGTTCGGCGACATCCTCGACGCCTTCGAGGCCCTCGACGAGGTCCCGGAGACGGACCGCGAATCGGAGCTCGCGAACGTGATGCGCCCCGACGAGGTCAGGGAGAGCCTGAGCCAGGAGGAGGCACTGCAGAACGCCCCCGAGTCCGAGGAAGGGCAGTTCAAGGGGCCGAAGGTGTCCTGA
- the gatA gene encoding Asp-tRNA(Asn)/Glu-tRNA(Gln) amidotransferase subunit GatA, translated as MTDYNGYITAETIDGADDGPLAGRTVAVKDNISTEGVQTTAGSAMLEGYVPPYDATVVERLKAAGATIPGKTNMDEFGMGTTTETSAYGAVENPVAEGHVPGGSSGGSAAVVAAGDADMALGSDTGGSIRCPAAFCGVVGIKPTYGLVSRYGLIAYANSLEQIGPIAPSVEEAAQLLEVLAGPDENDATTREAPDADDSYADAADGDVDGLSIGVPTELLDGADEAVVETFWDAMADLEAQGASYHEVDLPSVEHAVEAYYVIAMSEASSNLARFDGVRYGQSGGYEGNWNESFADAREEGFGEEVKRRVLLGTYALSAGYHDKYYKKAQDARAWVKQDFDEALEDADVLASPTMPVPPMKRGESLDDPLTMYLADANTTPVNLANLPAISVPAGETDDGLPVGLQIVGPAFGEREIIRAGSALA; from the coding sequence ATGACCGACTACAACGGCTACATCACGGCCGAGACCATCGACGGCGCCGACGACGGGCCGCTCGCGGGCCGGACCGTCGCCGTCAAGGACAACATCTCCACCGAGGGCGTCCAGACGACTGCGGGGTCCGCGATGCTCGAAGGGTACGTCCCGCCCTACGACGCGACGGTCGTCGAGCGGCTGAAAGCCGCCGGCGCGACCATCCCCGGCAAGACCAACATGGACGAGTTCGGGATGGGAACCACCACCGAGACCTCCGCGTACGGCGCCGTCGAGAACCCCGTCGCGGAGGGCCACGTTCCCGGCGGCTCCTCCGGTGGCTCGGCCGCTGTCGTCGCCGCCGGCGACGCCGACATGGCCCTCGGCTCGGACACCGGCGGTTCGATCCGCTGTCCGGCCGCGTTCTGTGGCGTCGTCGGGATCAAGCCCACCTACGGGCTCGTCTCCCGCTACGGCCTCATCGCCTACGCCAACAGCCTCGAACAGATCGGTCCGATCGCCCCCTCTGTCGAGGAGGCCGCACAACTGCTGGAGGTACTGGCCGGTCCCGACGAGAACGACGCGACGACCCGCGAAGCGCCCGACGCCGACGATTCCTACGCCGACGCCGCCGACGGCGATGTCGACGGCCTCTCGATCGGCGTCCCGACGGAACTGCTCGACGGCGCCGACGAGGCCGTCGTCGAGACGTTCTGGGACGCGATGGCCGACCTGGAGGCACAGGGCGCCAGCTACCACGAGGTCGACCTGCCCAGCGTCGAACACGCCGTCGAGGCCTACTACGTCATCGCGATGTCCGAAGCGTCCTCGAACCTCGCCCGGTTCGACGGCGTCCGGTACGGACAGAGCGGCGGCTACGAGGGCAACTGGAACGAGAGCTTCGCCGACGCCCGCGAGGAGGGCTTCGGCGAGGAGGTCAAACGCCGGGTCCTCCTGGGAACGTATGCCCTCTCGGCCGGCTACCACGACAAGTACTACAAGAAGGCCCAGGACGCCCGCGCCTGGGTCAAACAGGACTTCGACGAGGCGCTCGAGGACGCGGACGTGTTGGCCTCGCCGACCATGCCGGTCCCGCCGATGAAACGCGGCGAGAGCCTCGACGACCCGCTGACGATGTACCTCGCCGACGCGAACACGACGCCGGTGAACCTCGCGAACCTCCCGGCGATCTCGGTGCCCGCCGGCGAGACCGACGACGGCCTCCCGGTCGGCCTCCAGATCGTCGGGCCAGCGTTCGGCGAACGGGAGATCATCCGGGCCGGCAGCGCGTTGGCGTGA
- a CDS encoding M48 family metallopeptidase has translation MAATSQSTWRVRARLLVLGVVLVAFDAVAVAAAYVLGYLAVGLAPLLWNDFGALFGAGIDTGVLVPVVAVGTPVVLIAQSVFGYRMTLRAGLSDATDPAASSPDSIAAMRRKIDREETVQAVRDRVERLAHTADMATPEVSIVESATPNSFVASRPGERTLFVTTALVERLADDELDAVLAHELAHLKHGDSVVMTAAAFLPTVTDRWQTVAVGVLRRSFLTGWLFAGDDADARTLIAGQFELVLVVFALASLPVVAALSLASTACYRLLSRIREYAADAGAVAICGSPGAMASALETLTTDHRPEQDLRTARTGVRELCVLPDAIEAVDEADEADATSVAGRIGGGWARLRVWLLPGSHPDIDDRIDTLRDRQRAVDDPDESAF, from the coding sequence ATGGCAGCCACGAGTCAGTCGACCTGGCGTGTTCGGGCGCGCCTCCTCGTGCTCGGCGTCGTCCTCGTCGCGTTCGACGCCGTCGCGGTCGCGGCCGCCTACGTGCTGGGCTATCTCGCCGTCGGGCTCGCCCCACTGCTCTGGAACGACTTCGGGGCGCTGTTCGGGGCCGGGATCGACACCGGGGTGCTCGTTCCCGTCGTCGCGGTCGGCACCCCGGTCGTGCTGATCGCGCAGTCGGTGTTCGGCTACCGGATGACACTCCGGGCGGGGCTGTCGGACGCCACCGATCCGGCAGCGAGCAGTCCCGACAGCATCGCCGCGATGCGCCGCAAGATCGACCGCGAGGAGACGGTCCAGGCGGTCCGGGACCGGGTCGAGCGCCTCGCACACACCGCCGACATGGCGACCCCCGAGGTCTCGATCGTCGAGTCGGCGACGCCCAACAGCTTCGTCGCCAGTCGCCCAGGCGAGCGGACGCTGTTCGTGACGACGGCACTGGTCGAGCGGCTCGCCGACGACGAACTCGACGCCGTCCTCGCGCACGAACTCGCGCACCTCAAACACGGCGACTCGGTCGTGATGACCGCTGCCGCGTTCCTCCCGACCGTGACCGATCGCTGGCAGACCGTCGCCGTCGGCGTCCTCCGCCGGTCGTTCCTGACGGGGTGGCTGTTCGCGGGCGACGACGCCGACGCCAGGACGCTCATCGCCGGCCAGTTCGAACTCGTTCTGGTCGTGTTCGCGCTGGCCTCGCTCCCGGTCGTCGCGGCCCTGTCGCTGGCCAGTACGGCCTGTTACCGCCTGCTCTCTCGGATCAGGGAGTACGCGGCCGACGCCGGCGCGGTGGCGATCTGTGGTTCGCCGGGAGCGATGGCCAGCGCGCTGGAGACGCTGACGACGGACCACCGGCCCGAGCAGGACCTCCGGACCGCCCGAACTGGGGTCCGAGAACTGTGTGTCCTCCCGGACGCTATCGAGGCTGTCGACGAAGCCGACGAGGCCGACGCCACCAGCGTCGCCGGCCGGATCGGCGGTGGCTGGGCGCGGCTCCGCGTCTGGCTCCTGCCGGGTTCGCATCCGGACATCGACGACCGCATCGACACCCTGCGGGACCGCCAGCGCGCCGTCGACGATCCCGACGAGTCGGCGTTCTGA
- a CDS encoding FAD-binding domain-containing protein has protein sequence MTTILVWHRSDLRTADNPALADAREEGDRVAPAFVVDPRYYGADGLACDARLQFLQDCLANLREQYRDLGSDLAVLDGDPRRRLRDLLDSGTVDAVYYNRHPTARHGKRVADAVRSWPETTAVAADGLRYADRRHDDGTVAVETRDGWDDHCESYFEGDPAPRPDTLGVNPVDSDLSLDDMADRFGNPEKRDRPRGGTVAANARLEAFCDRLAEYPSVVSPPAAAQHRSSRLSADLAFGTLSPRQVYQRVRQCPDGRGRSMYVSRLYWNRHYHQKLADWPGWTERAVNPVFWGLFRDEHDPELDQAWQTGQTGFPMVDAAMRALTETGYINFRMRAMVATVYVYVLKQWWKRGADFMYAHLLDADAAINYTQWQSQCNLTGVHPVRVYDPAKQQREYDPDGAFVREYVPELAPLPDQHLAEPAETPVHVQRECGVDIGADYPYPVVDYAHEAERAREIYADLADRAREALSDPRVERRCSFSNRGRGRTDDGGGDDTQGQATLSDF, from the coding sequence GTGACGACCATCCTCGTCTGGCACCGCAGCGACCTCCGGACGGCCGACAACCCGGCGCTGGCGGACGCACGCGAGGAGGGGGACCGCGTCGCGCCGGCGTTCGTCGTCGATCCGCGCTACTACGGCGCCGACGGGCTGGCCTGTGACGCCCGGCTCCAGTTCCTCCAGGACTGCCTGGCGAACCTCCGCGAGCAGTACCGGGACTTAGGGAGCGATCTGGCGGTGCTAGACGGGGATCCGCGCCGGCGGCTCCGAGACCTGCTGGACTCGGGGACCGTCGACGCGGTCTACTACAACCGCCACCCGACGGCACGCCACGGGAAGCGGGTCGCCGACGCGGTGCGGTCCTGGCCGGAGACGACCGCTGTCGCCGCCGACGGCCTGCGGTACGCCGACCGCCGTCACGACGACGGGACCGTCGCGGTGGAGACGCGCGACGGCTGGGACGATCACTGCGAGAGTTACTTCGAGGGCGACCCCGCACCCCGGCCCGACACGCTGGGGGTCAACCCCGTCGACAGCGACCTGTCGCTCGACGACATGGCCGATCGCTTCGGGAACCCCGAAAAGCGGGACCGACCGCGCGGCGGGACCGTCGCGGCCAACGCACGTCTGGAGGCGTTCTGTGACCGGCTCGCGGAGTACCCGTCCGTGGTCTCCCCGCCGGCGGCCGCACAGCATCGCTCCTCGCGGCTGTCGGCGGATCTGGCATTCGGGACGCTCTCGCCGCGACAGGTCTACCAGCGGGTTCGACAGTGTCCGGACGGCCGCGGCCGGTCGATGTACGTCTCGCGGCTCTACTGGAACCGGCATTACCACCAGAAGCTCGCCGACTGGCCGGGCTGGACGGAGCGGGCGGTGAACCCGGTCTTCTGGGGCCTGTTCCGCGACGAGCACGACCCCGAACTCGACCAGGCCTGGCAGACCGGACAGACCGGGTTCCCGATGGTCGACGCGGCGATGCGGGCGCTGACCGAGACGGGCTACATCAACTTCCGGATGCGGGCGATGGTGGCGACGGTGTACGTCTACGTGCTCAAGCAGTGGTGGAAACGCGGCGCCGACTTCATGTACGCCCACCTGCTCGACGCCGACGCGGCGATCAACTACACGCAGTGGCAGTCCCAGTGTAACCTCACCGGCGTCCACCCGGTGCGGGTGTACGACCCCGCGAAGCAACAACGAGAGTACGACCCCGACGGCGCGTTCGTCCGGGAGTACGTCCCGGAACTGGCCCCGCTGCCCGACCAGCACCTCGCCGAGCCGGCGGAGACACCGGTCCACGTCCAGCGCGAGTGTGGCGTCGACATCGGCGCGGACTACCCGTACCCCGTCGTCGACTACGCTCACGAAGCCGAGCGTGCCCGTGAGATCTACGCCGACCTGGCAGATCGGGCACGGGAGGCGCTCTCGGACCCGCGGGTCGAGCGGCGCTGTTCGTTCTCGAACCGCGGGCGGGGCCGGACCGACGACGGCGGTGGCGACGACACGCAGGGTCAGGCCACGCTCAGTGACTTCTGA
- a CDS encoding glycosyltransferase family 4 protein produces MALPHVATFTDTYLPTVNGVTYTVKTWRDYWQARDGRMDVVYPRSAHDPAASEHPVRSLPFPFYEGYRLGMPQIPGAVRSADLVHAHTPFSLGMAGQRLARKLDVPLVASYHTPTAEYAEYVSFNRAVESAVRSSAESYERWYLDRADVVVAPSDRTADYIRDLGVDVEVAVISNGVDTDFFAPKDRAAFRERYDLPDGPLVGYTGRHGYEKCLDDIVAACEGLDVTVVFGGDGPAREDLEATATDSGADVRFLGFLDREELPALYSALDVFAFPSPVETQGLVALEANCCGTPVAGVDAGALSDTIEDGETGYTYEEGDIAGLRQAIERTLRESERLRETCLARREQVGVDHAIDRLASVYDRVLAPKRNVRSH; encoded by the coding sequence ATGGCACTGCCACACGTCGCGACGTTCACGGACACCTACCTCCCGACGGTCAACGGAGTCACCTACACCGTCAAGACCTGGCGGGACTACTGGCAGGCCCGTGACGGTCGCATGGACGTGGTCTACCCGCGCAGTGCACACGACCCCGCGGCGAGCGAACACCCCGTTCGGAGCCTCCCGTTCCCGTTCTACGAGGGGTATCGCCTGGGGATGCCACAGATCCCCGGCGCAGTCCGGAGCGCCGATCTCGTCCACGCCCACACCCCGTTTAGCCTGGGGATGGCCGGCCAGCGCCTCGCCCGGAAACTCGACGTGCCCCTCGTGGCTTCCTATCACACGCCGACCGCCGAGTACGCCGAGTACGTCTCGTTCAACCGGGCCGTCGAGTCCGCGGTCCGCTCGTCGGCCGAGAGCTACGAGCGGTGGTATCTGGACCGCGCCGACGTGGTGGTCGCGCCCAGCGACCGGACCGCCGACTACATCCGCGACCTGGGCGTCGATGTCGAGGTCGCTGTTATCTCCAACGGCGTCGACACCGACTTCTTCGCGCCGAAAGACCGCGCCGCGTTCCGCGAGCGCTACGACCTGCCCGACGGGCCGCTCGTTGGATATACGGGCCGGCACGGCTACGAGAAGTGTCTCGACGACATCGTCGCCGCCTGCGAGGGGCTGGACGTGACCGTCGTCTTCGGCGGCGACGGCCCTGCCCGCGAGGACCTAGAGGCGACAGCCACCGACAGCGGCGCCGACGTGCGCTTTCTGGGCTTTCTGGACCGTGAGGAACTGCCGGCGCTGTACAGCGCGCTCGACGTGTTCGCGTTCCCCAGCCCGGTCGAGACACAGGGTCTGGTCGCCCTGGAGGCCAACTGCTGTGGGACGCCCGTCGCCGGCGTCGACGCGGGCGCACTCAGTGACACCATCGAGGACGGCGAGACGGGCTACACTTACGAGGAGGGCGACATCGCTGGCCTCCGGCAGGCCATCGAGCGGACCCTCCGGGAGTCCGAGCGGCTCCGCGAGACCTGTCTGGCCCGTCGGGAGCAGGTCGGCGTCGACCACGCGATCGACCGGCTCGCGTCGGTGTACGACCGAGTGCTCGCGCCGAAACGCAACGTCAGAAGTCACTGA
- a CDS encoding MFS transporter: protein MASDRWLYAWALASVALGAASLLVPLYFVSIGGGTLMLGVLAGVAAAAGAPGALVFGRVADRTGKRRALVLAALGMAVVGIAGVSLTESEWLVVAGNGLLWFAAGAVAPVLTLLVTVGHLEREWPGRFAALNRYQGWGWAGGLVLGLVWTTALSGPLGAQTAQRTLLWVCAGTAGLAALLAGGWLPADPGDAERPRPSRVARAVARARRLPVRSATFPVGPGRLYWLTRRTRPRDLRSRLTPALSLYFVAVVAIFVGFGIFWGPLPLYLSRTLSYDSGTVFALYLVSSVGSAVCYGGAGRLAERYDASVLQAAGLLSRAVLHPAVAVVGFSVSAATLSLVTNGVVFVFIGVAWAVIAVTAASIVTRLAPPSIRGVALGLYTAVSGLANGAGSVLGGWLGGQGFLLAFGVAGAFVFLGAVLVTVVWRRAPQDSPEQSPLAG, encoded by the coding sequence ATGGCTTCGGATCGCTGGCTGTACGCGTGGGCGCTGGCCTCGGTGGCGCTGGGCGCGGCCTCGTTGCTCGTCCCGCTGTACTTCGTGAGTATCGGCGGCGGGACGCTGATGCTCGGCGTCCTGGCCGGTGTCGCGGCCGCCGCGGGCGCGCCCGGCGCACTCGTCTTCGGTCGCGTCGCCGACCGGACCGGGAAACGCCGCGCGCTCGTGTTGGCCGCGCTCGGGATGGCCGTCGTCGGCATCGCCGGCGTCTCGCTGACCGAGTCCGAGTGGCTCGTCGTCGCGGGTAACGGACTGCTGTGGTTCGCAGCGGGGGCCGTCGCCCCCGTGTTGACACTGCTTGTCACGGTCGGCCACCTCGAACGCGAGTGGCCCGGTCGGTTCGCCGCGCTGAACCGCTACCAGGGCTGGGGTTGGGCCGGCGGACTCGTCCTCGGGCTGGTCTGGACGACGGCGCTGTCGGGACCGCTCGGGGCACAGACCGCCCAGCGGACGCTCCTGTGGGTCTGTGCGGGGACGGCCGGCCTCGCCGCCCTGCTGGCCGGTGGCTGGCTCCCGGCCGACCCCGGAGACGCCGAGCGACCGCGGCCGAGCAGGGTCGCCCGTGCCGTCGCACGCGCCCGCCGGCTTCCGGTCAGGTCCGCGACGTTCCCGGTCGGGCCGGGGCGGCTCTACTGGCTCACCCGTCGGACACGCCCCCGTGACCTCCGTTCGCGGCTGACGCCCGCGCTGTCGCTGTACTTCGTCGCGGTCGTCGCAATTTTCGTCGGGTTCGGGATCTTCTGGGGGCCGCTCCCGCTGTATCTCTCGCGGACCCTCTCGTACGACTCGGGGACGGTCTTCGCGCTGTATCTGGTCTCCAGTGTCGGATCGGCGGTGTGTTACGGCGGTGCCGGCCGACTCGCCGAACGGTACGACGCCAGCGTGCTCCAGGCGGCTGGCCTCCTCTCCCGGGCGGTGTTGCATCCGGCCGTCGCAGTCGTCGGCTTCTCGGTGTCGGCGGCGACGCTGTCGCTCGTGACCAACGGCGTCGTGTTCGTGTTCATCGGCGTCGCCTGGGCCGTCATCGCGGTCACCGCGGCCAGCATCGTCACGCGCCTGGCGCCGCCGTCGATCCGGGGTGTCGCGCTCGGGCTCTACACCGCCGTCTCCGGGCTGGCTAACGGTGCTGGCTCCGTCCTCGGTGGGTGGCTCGGCGGACAGGGGTTCCTGCTCGCGTTCGGCGTCGCCGGCGCCTTCGTCTTCCTCGGGGCGGTGCTGGTCACCGTCGTCTGGCGGCGCGCCCCCCAGGACAGTCCCGAGCAGTCGCCGCTTGCGGGCTGA
- a CDS encoding glycosyltransferase family 4 protein has protein sequence MRVLNYLELEGRLDRSGIGTAVDQQRAALAQADADIDVVTEPWHDGHPGWAIGGKLAFDDPVFREYELAHCNMIGPGSVAVARHASRNDVPLLLHAHVTREDFRDSFRGANLVAPALGEYLKWFYSKADLVLCPSEYTRGVLESYPVDAPIRPITNGVDIDALAGFEETRAPYRERYDLDGMVVFAVGNVFERKGLTTFCELAQRTDYDFAWFGPYDAGPQASKTVKRWVNDPPENVTFTGWIDDIRGAFGAGDVYLFPTKAENQGIAVLEAMACGKAVVLSDIPVFREYYEDGHDCLICEDESQFRAALDRLAENPDLRERLGENAKETAREHGLDRVADRLVETYEELV, from the coding sequence GTGCGTGTCCTGAACTACCTCGAACTCGAAGGCCGACTCGACCGGTCGGGGATCGGTACCGCCGTCGACCAACAGCGGGCGGCGCTGGCACAGGCCGACGCCGACATCGACGTGGTGACCGAGCCGTGGCACGACGGCCACCCCGGCTGGGCCATCGGCGGAAAGCTGGCGTTCGACGACCCGGTCTTCCGTGAGTACGAGCTGGCCCACTGCAACATGATCGGCCCCGGATCGGTGGCGGTCGCCCGACACGCCAGTCGCAACGACGTGCCGCTGCTCCTGCACGCCCACGTGACTCGCGAGGACTTTCGGGACAGTTTCAGGGGCGCGAACCTCGTCGCACCGGCGCTGGGGGAGTACCTCAAGTGGTTCTACTCGAAGGCCGATCTGGTGCTCTGTCCCTCCGAGTACACGCGGGGCGTGCTGGAGTCGTACCCCGTCGACGCGCCGATCCGCCCGATCACGAACGGCGTCGACATCGACGCGTTGGCGGGCTTCGAGGAGACGCGAGCGCCGTACCGCGAACGCTACGACCTCGACGGGATGGTCGTCTTCGCCGTCGGCAACGTCTTCGAACGCAAGGGGCTGACGACGTTCTGTGAACTCGCCCAGCGAACCGACTACGACTTCGCGTGGTTCGGCCCCTACGACGCCGGCCCACAGGCCTCGAAGACGGTCAAACGGTGGGTCAACGATCCGCCCGAGAACGTCACGTTCACGGGGTGGATCGACGACATCCGCGGGGCGTTCGGTGCCGGCGACGTGTACCTGTTCCCGACGAAAGCCGAGAACCAGGGCATCGCCGTTCTGGAAGCGATGGCCTGCGGGAAGGCGGTCGTCCTCTCGGACATCCCCGTCTTCCGGGAGTACTACGAGGACGGCCACGACTGTCTCATCTGCGAGGACGAGTCCCAGTTCCGGGCGGCGCTGGACCGGCTGGCAGAGAACCCCGACCTGCGCGAGCGGTTGGGCGAGAACGCGAAGGAGACGGCCCGCGAACACGGGTTAGACCGGGTCGCCGACCGATTGGTCGAGACCTACGAGGAACTGGTGTGA
- a CDS encoding ribonuclease P protein component 4: MTDETAIARERIDRLAGLARDAVRDGHPDRARAYVRRARRVAERHRLRLPRQFERSTCGNCDVFLVHGVNARSRTQSGHVVVTCECGAQSRYPYD; encoded by the coding sequence ATGACAGACGAGACGGCCATCGCCCGCGAGCGGATCGATCGGCTCGCCGGCCTGGCCCGCGACGCCGTCCGCGATGGCCACCCGGATCGGGCGAGAGCGTACGTCAGGCGTGCACGGCGGGTCGCCGAACGCCATCGGCTCCGGCTCCCCAGACAGTTCGAGCGATCGACGTGTGGCAATTGTGATGTCTTCCTGGTCCACGGCGTGAACGCGCGGTCCCGAACACAGTCCGGCCACGTGGTCGTCACCTGTGAGTGTGGCGCACAGTCGCGCTATCCGTACGATTGA
- a CDS encoding YhbY family RNA-binding protein, whose product MSDASRQQEIHELDATLRVGKHGIESVADELDEQLSDRSFVKVKFLRAARGGTTTEALAADLADLVGADVVRTRGHTAVFER is encoded by the coding sequence ATGTCAGACGCGAGTCGACAACAGGAGATACATGAGCTTGACGCGACACTTCGTGTGGGGAAACACGGGATCGAGTCGGTCGCCGACGAACTCGACGAGCAGCTATCCGATCGCTCGTTCGTGAAGGTGAAGTTCCTCCGTGCCGCCCGCGGAGGGACGACCACGGAGGCGCTGGCGGCCGATCTCGCCGATCTGGTCGGCGCCGATGTCGTGCGGACCCGCGGGCACACGGCGGTGTTCGAACGATGA